Sequence from the Dehalococcoidia bacterium genome:
ACTTCCACAAAGCGAATAGCGCCGGTGGGACAAGACAAAACACATTGAGGATCGCCGCCGCAAAGATCGCATTTGACCAGTTGAAGGTCCTCAGGAACGAGTCGAATTGAACCGAAAGGACAGGCCAGCATGCATTCCCGGCAACCTAGGCAACTCTCCTTGCTGGTGTCAAGCCATACTATTCCCGTCTTCTCATCGCGAAAGATCGGGGGAGCAAAAGGTTTTGTGCCCTTCCACGTTTTTTCGGCAGGACATGCTTTGATGCAGACAGGATTCCTGCATTGCCTGCAAACCGAAGGAACATCCGTCCCCGTTTCGGAATCAGAGTGGATCCTTATCCCGCTGCAGAACGGATTGAACTTCCCAGACTTCTTTTCAGAGCAAACCATCATACATATACGGCACCCGTTACACAGCTTCGAATCGACCTGAATACTCTTCATCATTTTTGTTACTTCTCCTGATATTCGGGGGTATTCTTTTGTGGCGGGAGTTTTCCCATGTCGCTCAACGCTTTGGCTACATCGTCCAAACCGAGCATCTCCAGCTTGGCTCTGCTGGGAATTCCGGTCTTGACGTCCCAATCCCTGAGTTCATAGTATCGATCCAGCATTGATTCGAATTTCTCAGGATCAATTTCTTCACCTTTGCAGGGACCACCTTGAATGGGCTCTCTGGCTATTCTGCCCCGGAAGCGGTCATCTTCCCGGCTTATCCCTTCCCGCACGGCAAAGGCCCTCTCCAGAGCATTGATCCTCTCTGCCGCCAGCTTCATCTGTTCAGCATCCCGCTCGATCCCAGTCGCGGCTGAGAAGAGATCCGCTGCCTCCTGGAAATGAATCTCCTGCTCAGCCCACCCAGAAATGAACTTGCATATCTCCACCGCGTCTGT
This genomic interval carries:
- a CDS encoding 4Fe-4S dicluster domain-containing protein; its protein translation is MMKSIQVDSKLCNGCRICMMVCSEKKSGKFNPFCSGIRIHSDSETGTDVPSVCRQCRNPVCIKACPAEKTWKGTKPFAPPIFRDEKTGIVWLDTSKESCLGCRECMLACPFGSIRLVPEDLQLVKCDLCGGDPQCVLSCPTGAIRFVEVSLLHGNRAK